In Camelus bactrianus isolate YW-2024 breed Bactrian camel chromosome 10, ASM4877302v1, whole genome shotgun sequence, a genomic segment contains:
- the PSMD13 gene encoding 26S proteasome non-ATPase regulatory subunit 13 isoform X2, with translation MKDVPGFLQQSQSSGPGQAAVWHRLEELYTKKLWHQLTLQVLDFVQDPCFAQGDGLIKLYENFISEFEHRVNPLSLVEIILHVVRQMTDPNVALTFLEKTREKVKSSDEAVILCKTAIGALKLNIGDLQVTKETIEDVEEMLNSLPGVTSVHSRFYDLSSKYYQTTGNHASYYKDALRFLGCVDIKDLPVSEQQERAFTLGLAGLLGEGVFNFGELLMHPVLESLRNTDRQWLIDTLYAFNSGNVERFQILKTAWGQQPDLAANEAQLLRKIQLLCLMEMTFTRPANHRQLTFEEIAKSAKITVNEVELLVMKALSVGLVKGSIDEVDKRVHMTWVQPRVLDLQQIKGMKDRLEFWCTDVKSMEMLVEHQAHDILT, from the exons ATGAAGGACGTACCCGGCTTCTTACAGCAGAGCCAGAGTTCCGGGCCCGGCCAAGCCGCCGTATGGCACCGTCTGGAGGAGCTCTACACGAAGAA GTTGTGGCATCAACTGACACTTCAGGTTCTTGATTTTGTGCAAGACCCATGTTTTGCCCAAGGAGATGGTCTCATTAAG CTCTATGAAAATTTCATCAGTGAGTTTGAGCACAG GGTGAATCCTTTGTCCCTGGTAGAAATCATTCTTCATGTAGTTAGACAGATGACTG ATCCTAATGTGGCTCTTACTTTTTTGGAAAAGACTCGTGAGAAG GTGAAAAGCAGTGATGAGGCGGTGATCCTGTGTAAAACCGCAATTGGAGCTCTGAAATTAAACATTGGGGACCTACAAGTTACAAAG GAAACAATCGAAGATGTGGAAGAAATGCTCAACAGCCTTCCTGGTGTGACGTCTGTTCACAGTCGTTTCTATGACCTCTCCAGTAAATACTATCAAACCACTGGAAACCACGCCTCCTACTACAAAGATGCTCTCCGGTTTCTGGGCTGCGTGGACATCAAGGATCTGCCAG TGTCCGAGCAGCAGGAGAGAGCTTTCACGCTGGGACTGGCAGGACTTCTCGGCGAGGGAGTTTTTAACTTTGGAGAACTC CTCATGCACCCGGTACTGGAATCGCTGAGGAACACTGACCGACAGTGGCTGATTGACACCCTTTACGCCTTTAACAGCGGCAATGTGGAGAGGTTCCAGATTTTAAAGACCGCCTGGGGCCAGCAG CCTGATTTAGCAGCCAACGAAGCCCAGCTTCTGAGGAAAATTCAGTTGTTGTGCCTTATGGAG atgactTTCACACGACCTGCCAATCATAGACAACTCACTTTTGAAGAAATTGCCAAAAGCGCTAAAATCACCGTGAACGAG GTGGAGTTGCTGGTGATGAAGGCGCTCTCAGTGGGGCTGGTGAAAGGCAGCATTGACGAGGTGGATAAGCGCGTTCACATGACCTGGGTGCAGCCCCGCGTGTTGGATTTACAACAG ATCAAGGGGATGAAGGACCGTCTGGAGTTCTGGTGCACCGACGTGAAGAGCATGGAGATGCTGGTGGAGCACCAGGCCCACGACATCCTCACCTAG
- the PSMD13 gene encoding 26S proteasome non-ATPase regulatory subunit 13 isoform X1, translated as MKDVPGFLQQSQSSGPGQAAVWHRLEELYTKKLWHQLTLQVLDFVQDPCFAQGDGLIKLYENFISEFEHRVNPLSLVEIILHVVRQMTDPNVALTFLEKTREKVKSSDEAVILCKTAIGALKLNIGDLQVTKETIEDVEEMLNSLPGVTSVHSRFYDLSSKYYQTTGNHASYYKDALRFLGCVDIKDLPVSEQQERAFTLGLAGLLGEGVFNFGELLMHPVLESLRNTDRQWLIDTLYAFNSGNVERFQILKTAWGQQPDLAANEAQLLRKIQLLCLMEMTFTRPANHRQLTFEEIAKSAKITVNEVELLVMKALSVGLVKGSIDEVDKRVHMTWVQPRVLDLQQVLIPKCLNVPVVLVCTQIKGMKDRLEFWCTDVKSMEMLVEHQAHDILT; from the exons ATGAAGGACGTACCCGGCTTCTTACAGCAGAGCCAGAGTTCCGGGCCCGGCCAAGCCGCCGTATGGCACCGTCTGGAGGAGCTCTACACGAAGAA GTTGTGGCATCAACTGACACTTCAGGTTCTTGATTTTGTGCAAGACCCATGTTTTGCCCAAGGAGATGGTCTCATTAAG CTCTATGAAAATTTCATCAGTGAGTTTGAGCACAG GGTGAATCCTTTGTCCCTGGTAGAAATCATTCTTCATGTAGTTAGACAGATGACTG ATCCTAATGTGGCTCTTACTTTTTTGGAAAAGACTCGTGAGAAG GTGAAAAGCAGTGATGAGGCGGTGATCCTGTGTAAAACCGCAATTGGAGCTCTGAAATTAAACATTGGGGACCTACAAGTTACAAAG GAAACAATCGAAGATGTGGAAGAAATGCTCAACAGCCTTCCTGGTGTGACGTCTGTTCACAGTCGTTTCTATGACCTCTCCAGTAAATACTATCAAACCACTGGAAACCACGCCTCCTACTACAAAGATGCTCTCCGGTTTCTGGGCTGCGTGGACATCAAGGATCTGCCAG TGTCCGAGCAGCAGGAGAGAGCTTTCACGCTGGGACTGGCAGGACTTCTCGGCGAGGGAGTTTTTAACTTTGGAGAACTC CTCATGCACCCGGTACTGGAATCGCTGAGGAACACTGACCGACAGTGGCTGATTGACACCCTTTACGCCTTTAACAGCGGCAATGTGGAGAGGTTCCAGATTTTAAAGACCGCCTGGGGCCAGCAG CCTGATTTAGCAGCCAACGAAGCCCAGCTTCTGAGGAAAATTCAGTTGTTGTGCCTTATGGAG atgactTTCACACGACCTGCCAATCATAGACAACTCACTTTTGAAGAAATTGCCAAAAGCGCTAAAATCACCGTGAACGAG GTGGAGTTGCTGGTGATGAAGGCGCTCTCAGTGGGGCTGGTGAAAGGCAGCATTGACGAGGTGGATAAGCGCGTTCACATGACCTGGGTGCAGCCCCGCGTGTTGGATTTACAACAG GTGCTGATTCCCAAGTGCCTTAATGTGCCTGTGGTCCTGGTTTGCACTCAGATCAAGGGGATGAAGGACCGTCTGGAGTTCTGGTGCACCGACGTGAAGAGCATGGAGATGCTGGTGGAGCACCAGGCCCACGACATCCTCACCTAG
- the LOC105064513 gene encoding cytochrome c oxidase subunit 8B, mitochondrial translates to MLRLAPTTRLLQAPLRGWVVPKAHISAKPARTPTSPKEQAVGLSAMFLSFLLPAGWVLFHMENYKRSSVA, encoded by the exons ATGCTGAGGTTGGCCCCCACCACCAGGCTGCTGCAAGCCCCCCTGAGGGGCTGGGTGGTTCCCAAGGCGCACATCTCTGCCAAGCCAGCCAGAACTCCCACTTCCCCAAAG GAGCAGGCCGTCGGGCTCTCTGCAATGTTCCTCAGCTTCCTGCTCCCCGCGGGCTGGGTGCTGTTCCATATGGAGAACTACAAGAGGAGCTCCGTGGCGTGA